The genomic segment ATTCTGGGAACTGTAGTATTGACCTGCACTTGCTGTAACCATTGGTGTTGACAACTGAAGCAGGGTTGCATATTGTGGCTTAATATGCTTAAACTTCAACTTCTGTTAAATCAAGCTAACGCTGGCATGAAAACTCGGAAGCAAACCACTCTgctcctcccatcccctcctTCGTTCACTGTGCTATCTCAGCTAATGCAGGAATCAGGCTAGTAGACAGGTAAAGGCTGATCAACTCAACTATAGTAataaacaggtgtgtgtgtgtgtgtgtgtgtgtgtgtgtgtgtgtgtgtgtgtgtgtgtgtgtgtgtgtgtgccatttaACTCTTGATCTCCAGAATAGAGGGGTTATGGTCGAGAATGGCCAGAATGATTTTGTCCATGTACTGCCTCAGACGCAGGTtgatctcctcctgctccttcaaagCATCTACCAgctgaaagagacagaagaaaagacaatgCATTTGAAAGGCAGtcattaagaaaaaagaaaaagaataatcatcCAACAGCAGCAGACTGACCTCGTCTCTGGATGCGTTGTCAATCTCGGCTGCCAGGCACTGGGCCTTGGTGTGACAGGCAAATAGGTTCTTAGCCTCATACAAACTCAGACTGAGGATCTGAGCGTTCAGGTCGTCGTTCTGATCCAGCAGCTTATGGTTCTCCTGCAGGAGCACACACAGAACATTCTGGATTCAGTATGTGTGGTGCAGATAACACAAATTGTGCAGTTCAGTATCAACTGGCTCTAAATAATATTATCTAATTTGAGAGCAAAGAAATATGTGAAGAAAAGATTTTATGcctttctcattttctcacaactttcacaaaGTAAATTTGTACAATACAAAATGTCTCGGTCTTAAGTTATGTTCGCTTGTTCAATTTCTGACTGCGCAACTACAACATTTCATCCTTTTCCATCCTTCTTTCTACAAGATTCATAATGACTCAGTAAATTCTGCCACATCTCAACTGTCAgcaagcacatactgtatactgtagcTATTTTGTCATACTGTATACCATAACTGTGGTATGCAAGCCTTACAATATGTCTGCTGATATTCATGttcaacacaaatacaagtTTTTGATAAGGATTCTTTTAGTTTGTTGGTAAAGAATTGTGACCAAAGTACCTACTGAGCAGGACACTTTACAATGTCAAAATAAACTTGTAAGCATGTTCTGCTGACTAACTACTTCATACAAACCCTGTTTTTAAATGACCACAAACTTTGTGCTGAACTTCTTATCATTTACTGgctgacatacacacaaacagtctaTCTTTGAAAGGCTGACAAATATCATCAATGCTACCAGACAAGTCTGTGCAGTTGATGTGTATGACAGCGTGACAGACCCTTGGGAATAAATGTAGAGAATAGCAAGCCCTGAAAGAACAGCAGAaaaagtcaaagtgtgtgtgagaacctgTTTCAGTCTCTTGACTTCATGTTCCATTTCACTCTCCCTGGTCTTGGCGTTATACTCAGAGAGAGCCTTGCCTTTCCCAGGATGCTCCATCTCCAGCTTAAACAACTGCAAGTACTCCAGCTCCCTGCGCAGATCATCAatcagctgcagagaggagatgaagttCAATCAAACTCCAAATAATGAATCAATGACACTTATCTGTAAGTACTTTACCTCCTGCATGGACTCCTTCTCCTTCTGAAACGCATGGCGGTTGTGCCAGAGCTTGTCTAGTATCTTCCTGTAGAGGTCCATCTCATCTTTCAGCCTCAGACTAGTGTCCTCCAGCTTGTCCGtcatcctctgcttctcctgcagaggagagagggcaaACAAACAGTTGACAATCTAAATCACAAGTCCTCACTGaagttattttgaaaaaaaagtttggcaaAAATATGGCTTTGTTTAGGTCAACTCTGAttgtctgcttttttctttgcaatgtCCCTATTATTTCCAAATCTGAGCAATTTACTAATACTTGATTAAGATATCATTATTCCTGATAAGAATTATGGCCCAAACTATGAATGATCCTTTCAGTGAGCCACACTCACCTGGTCCAGTTTCTCTGTCTGAGACTTGAGTCTGCACACATTTAACTTCATGTCtccattttcttcttccaacTGCTGTAACCTgtgtaacacacaaaaaaacccaaacatgttAATCGCCACAAGCATCCACCACTACAAGTAAGGAAGAAATCAAAGTAAATGTTATGAGGAATgttgcctcttctctctcttgtaaATCCTTTGTTGGGTTCTGTGGACTGAGACACTTGCGGACATTTGACATAGAAATATTAACACAAAGGGTTGAAGCAGCAACATTTCCCAAGATTTTGGTGGTGGAGGTAAAGCAAAGCACTGGGTGGCTCTACATGCTGTGGCAGCAGTGTACAGTCTGCGAAATCAGAATCAGCAACAAGttattgatgtgttttgtttatgatCCATAGTCAGCACCTTTCAGGTTTGCGTGATGGTGTATATTCTGATGTGGTTACCTGTTACAGAGCAGGTCCATCTCGAAGTTTCTGTCCCTCTCCATCTTGCTGTAAACCTCCCTGTGCCTCttggtctcctcctccagacacTGGTCTGCCCGCGCCTCTGCAtccttcacctgctcctccagctcatGGACTCTtgagagcaaacacagacatgagaaaaataaaaaggcacacAGTACACTCTTGCAAAGCAGGGCCAGTGTTAAGCTGGGATATGCCTGTGCGCTTGTTGCGTGAAAGTGCACAGTAAAAAGCTAAAGAGATTATGCTGAATCCTGCCTGCAGAGGACGGTAAACACTTAAAGGATGCTTTAATGGGACACTGACAAGGGCGGGATTTCTCCCAGTGCTGCTGACTGAtggtcattgtgtttgtgtgagagtgagagcaCTTCACACAATGAAGCAAAACACTAAGTCAAAGACCTTTTatattgtgtaaatgtttttcgTGATAGTAAAACTGACAACTGTTGAGCCagctttaataaataaaagattgtgtgtgtgtgtgtgtttcctacCTGTGGACAAGTTGTGTATTTTCGTGTTTGAGTTTAGACTTGAGGTCACCGTTGGCCAGACTGTCGCTTTCCAACTCTGTCACCTTCTTCTCCAAATAACTGACCTGAGGGAGACAACCGGTCTTTTAACTCGTCCTACAAGACACTGCAGTTACAAAAGAGCGACTTCTGCTTTGTACAATTTGTATCATAAAAATTCCCTAATATCTGGCTGCTCCTCTGGAAATGATGTCTGTGACAATGTGCAGAAGGCTGAGGCTCAGTTAGCTTTCAATCTCTTGCTTTTACTCCACTGGTTTATATAGGACAGTGCACGTGTTTTGTGTGGCGTGTTAGCCTTTCCCTCCTGAGGCTGAGAAGACAAGTACATCGGTTTATGTCAGTTTACGCAGAGCCATCAAAAGGCTGACCACACAGACAGCCTCACATCAAAATGgacaatatttgaaatattttttcttttaactttgtTACAGCTTAAACATATGTAAGATCAATAAAAAGGATCAAGAACAAAGAACCCTGCCAGCACAAACCAGATGTGTGCCACAACatggctgctggctgtagcttcatagTCACTGCAAAGATATTACAGTGGTATTGATCtttaactctcagcaagaaagtgaataagaattatttacaaaatgtcaaactattcatACTGTACAGAAACTATCAAGTAAGAGTTGACCAATATGTTAATGTGCGAATGGGCTAAATGGTTAttgtgtgcatgtctgtacTTTCTCTGTGATGTCGAGGTCACAGGAGTCAATGCTGTCTGTGAACAGATCCTCGGTGCTGCTGCCCTGACTCGACCCGAACACGCTGTGGTTGGCCTGGAACAGCTGACTGCAGGGAGGAAACCGGAAGCACTATTATTACATCATTACCCACTGAACAAGATGATGGTATACAGGATGTGTCAGCTTCGGAAGCTGCTCCTCAGTTAGAGGACTCTATTTATTAAACTGCTGAATGCTGAGCCCATCACTGTGATCTGTTACAAGTCATTAGCTGTTCCACTCTTTCTATGCAAATGCAGATTCACTGCAGTAGTTTTAATGTAACGGTCATGATCGTGAAGGTCGGGTCACTCACCGTCCAAATGCTGTGCTGGTAATCTTTCTGTTAGGGCtgaaacaagagagaaacacacacacacagcatttcattaTGTGTTTTCAACATCCCACCTTTTACATCCCACGTTCCGATAGTACATCCCACAACTGATGGTACTAACACTGTAACTCTACTaacactgtaaatgtcacaAACACTTCTGCTTTGTGTATTAATaatcaaaaacattgttttggcAACAGCTCAGGCTCCCCGTTTGATATGGAGGCAGAATATCCCTCCCAGAATGAATTAGAGGGTTGGATGAGAgtggatgtgcgtgtgtgtgtgtgttctacctATTGGCCTTGAGGTTTCGAAGTCTAGCCTCCAGGTCATTGAGTAGATTCACTTTCTTACAGCACTGAGAACAGTAGATGTCCAGCAGCTCAGTGTTATACAGCTGCCGCATCTTCTGAGGCGTCTGCCCCGCACTGCAATTTTACATACAATATAAAaccacacacatatatatatatacattaataaaatgtataactGTGATAAAAATTTTGGTTGTGTATCAAGCCTGACCACCGACCTAGAGGGAAGCGAGGATCCCAGGTCTGAGAACGCATTTGTTCGGTTGTCTTCTTCAGGGCAAGGGCTGCTGGGAATGAAATCCACATCCTCTCCCTCGCCATAATCCTCAAACTGCTCCTCCCCCGAGATGATGGACGCAGACGCTGAGCCAGTGAGGTGGCTAGAGTGGCATTGGAAGTACAACAACATCAGCGATGattgaaaaagtcaaaaaacaatCAACCAACTGGCCCTGATAAGGGATCATTCTCACACATGTGACTGACCTGTCTTTTCGTGTTGGGTTCAAAGAGTCAGAGCTGTTGCCATTTTCAGTGCTGCTGTCCATATAACATTCCCCATCGGCGCCAGAGCCCTCACTGTACGCACTGCATTCTGGGTAGGACCGGGTACACATGATAATGGGAGTGCGCAGCTTGGCCTCACCGTTCTACACAAACAAGGAAAATTAAACATGATTAGAAGAGGGACAGAGTTTTCAGAACATATCACTCTACCCactgtctgttttgtgttgaaAAAGGCCAGGATATATTTGATAGTAGAAGTGAAGCCTACCTTTATTTAGCTCTGGAGGAGCTCATTGGACTCAAAACCAAAGACGATTTGCTCTTTGTATGTGGCTATTACAGAAATGTATTAAACGGATATCACAGAGGCTCAGTTGAAGTGACATGGACGGCTACAATGGTCAAGTCAATGTCACGGTTGGGTCATGGGTTACACCACCAGAGTATACTACTACATTTTAACTGTTTCAAGATCTATAAAACACTACAAATCTTAcatccatatttttttctccaactcaaTGCTCCAGATGAATGAAACAGCTGTTCAGCGCGAGTCAAAAGGGAACTGAGAGAGACGAGACACCTTTGAAATGTCATTACATAATTACAGAACTAAAATCTGCCCTTCAACTGAATTCTCTGAGCATAAACCTGTTAAAACAAATCAGCAGGTCAGCTCAAATAGGTTTGTCGAATTCATTAACAGTATTGGCTTTTAGGTTCGTTCAACATGAACCAGGTTTAACATCAACCACAGGTGAACTACAGCTTCTGAGGACAGAGCaatgattttgtttctgttaaaCACAGTTTAAGTCCAGCTTCAACTTTAATATGCAGCTAAATACTGACAGGTTTTTTCTCAATGAGGCTTAATACCAGGTATTAAGTTTGTTAAGAACAGACTTAATAACACTACATGGCACTATGACCTGGAGATAATCTCCTGGGTTGATTTATCACATACAGAGTGGAGCGTAGCATGCCCCAGATCATTGCCTCATCAATTATGCATGTAACTGTCTGGCTACACCCAAATGATGGGCCATGGCGGTACACAActtgtttctctcacacacgcacatgcagacatacacacacacacacgtgtgcacacacacactcacgcatgcacacctgcgcacccacacacacacacacacacacacacacacacacacacccttaccAATCAATTGCATGTGCCACATGTCCCCTGTCCAGTCCCAAGCccgtgtgtgtcctcacagagattgtaccaacacacactaacatccACAGTCTTCCTGAGGCTTCGACGCTCCGCGTATTAAAAGCTTGAACACAAGGCTCccttcactgcagcagctcagtcatttcaatttgaaaaacacactgatGCTATAGCTGGGACAAAGCCACACCTCCGTCTCCCTCACTGGGTGCACCCGACCGGCACGGCGCCGGTTTGTGCTGGATGGGCGTGCCAATTAGATATGACACATGCTGCTTGTATCTACTGGTTCCTCTGGTGATATCTCGTCCCAACAAGGAGCGCCACCGCTACTTCTCTAAGATTATTGTCCCTCGTTTGTCAGCTGATGACGACCAGCCTCGGATCAGTCACCTCATATACCTCAGCACCGTTTAAAAGGGTTTTCACGCACCTTCCACTACGCTAATGCAGCCATCCTCCTTCTCGCCCTCTCTTGTTGCTAGGCAACTGTTCAGTTGAACTAATCCCTAGCAGACATAAGCAGTCCTGCACTGCAACATACTCACAGTAACTTAtgatattttgcattttcatagattcaaaaaaataaataatttatgcTGCTGTGCATGGTGGAATCCAAACATAATGCCTAAAACAGAGTTATATGGAAACCCACCTCGACAAGGAAAGTTTAAAAATAGATGTAATGTTAGgaataacaaaaatgaataaacactgAAGGTAAGGCAACATT from the Scophthalmus maximus strain ysfricsl-2021 chromosome 17, ASM2237912v1, whole genome shotgun sequence genome contains:
- the rab11fip4a gene encoding rab11 family-interacting protein 4A isoform X1; its protein translation is MDGHIFPDQEQLLQFLRRLKEVFDVCDEDADGFIRVEHLVDLGLQFGQGDEVKALTMHLDPNAHGKINFKDFCHGVFAIKGCEEILKMTVSPRSASSNQPSVTDNGYIYQNGEAKLRTPIIMCTRSYPECSAYSEGSGADGECYMDSSTENGNSSDSLNPTRKDSHLTGSASASIISGEEQFEDYGEGEDVDFIPSSPCPEEDNRTNAFSDLGSSLPSSAGQTPQKMRQLYNTELLDIYCSQCCKKVNLLNDLEARLRNLKANSPNRKITSTAFGRQLFQANHSVFGSSQGSSTEDLFTDSIDSCDLDITEKVSYLEKKVTELESDSLANGDLKSKLKHENTQLVHRVHELEEQVKDAEARADQCLEEETKRHREVYSKMERDRNFEMDLLCNRLQQLEEENGDMKLNVCRLKSQTEKLDQEKQRMTDKLEDTSLRLKDEMDLYRKILDKLWHNRHAFQKEKESMQELIDDLRRELEYLQLFKLEMEHPGKGKALSEYNAKTRESEMEHEVKRLKQENHKLLDQNDDLNAQILSLSLYEAKNLFACHTKAQCLAAEIDNASRDELVDALKEQEEINLRLRQYMDKIILAILDHNPSILEIKS
- the rab11fip4a gene encoding rab11 family-interacting protein 4A isoform X2, which produces MCTRSYPECSAYSEGSGADGECYMDSSTENGNSSDSLNPTRKDSHLTGSASASIISGEEQFEDYGEGEDVDFIPSSPCPEEDNRTNAFSDLGSSLPSSAGQTPQKMRQLYNTELLDIYCSQCCKKVNLLNDLEARLRNLKANSPNRKITSTAFGRQLFQANHSVFGSSQGSSTEDLFTDSIDSCDLDITEKVSYLEKKVTELESDSLANGDLKSKLKHENTQLVHRVHELEEQVKDAEARADQCLEEETKRHREVYSKMERDRNFEMDLLCNRLQQLEEENGDMKLNVCRLKSQTEKLDQEKQRMTDKLEDTSLRLKDEMDLYRKILDKLWHNRHAFQKEKESMQELIDDLRRELEYLQLFKLEMEHPGKGKALSEYNAKTRESEMEHEVKRLKQENHKLLDQNDDLNAQILSLSLYEAKNLFACHTKAQCLAAEIDNASRDELVDALKEQEEINLRLRQYMDKIILAILDHNPSILEIKS